A single genomic interval of Bacillus smithii harbors:
- a CDS encoding Mrp/NBP35 family ATP-binding protein, with product MISEQEVRELLKKVQDPFLHKTLEETNGIMEVKIKEEKKHVSVKVAISKTGTSEQLQLQMEIVNLLKNAGAETVGIRFAELPKEVLEKFKGQAGDSGHDLLSPSSKTEFIAIASGKGGVGKSTVSVNLAVALARLGKKVGLVDADIYGFSVPDMMGITHRPLVKGNKIIPVERFGVKVISMGFFVEDNAPVIWRGPMLGKMLNNFFKEVEWGELDYLILDLPPGTGDVALDVHTMIPHSKEIIVSTPHPTAAFVAARAGAMALRTEHEILGVIENMSYFESKKTGEREYIFGKGGGEKLAEELQTDLFGQIPLQQPDWNEADFAPSVYSEDHPIGKIYMDIAKKVDQKLVSQN from the coding sequence AGACCAATGGAATTATGGAAGTCAAAATAAAAGAAGAAAAGAAACATGTAAGTGTGAAGGTGGCTATTTCCAAAACGGGAACCTCTGAGCAATTACAGCTTCAAATGGAAATTGTCAATCTACTGAAAAATGCCGGGGCAGAAACGGTTGGGATTCGCTTTGCGGAACTCCCGAAAGAGGTGCTGGAAAAATTCAAAGGGCAAGCAGGGGATTCCGGACATGATTTGCTTTCTCCTTCTAGTAAAACGGAGTTCATTGCCATCGCGAGCGGTAAAGGGGGAGTAGGTAAGTCCACGGTATCGGTTAATTTAGCCGTTGCGCTGGCCCGCCTCGGCAAAAAGGTCGGACTTGTTGATGCCGATATTTATGGATTTAGTGTTCCGGATATGATGGGGATCACTCATCGCCCGCTCGTCAAAGGCAATAAGATTATACCTGTGGAGCGATTTGGGGTCAAAGTCATTTCAATGGGATTCTTTGTAGAGGATAATGCGCCTGTCATTTGGCGGGGGCCGATGCTAGGGAAAATGCTCAACAACTTCTTTAAAGAAGTGGAGTGGGGAGAACTGGATTATTTGATTTTGGATTTACCTCCGGGAACAGGAGATGTGGCATTGGATGTTCATACGATGATTCCACACAGTAAAGAAATTATCGTATCGACTCCTCATCCGACAGCAGCCTTTGTAGCGGCCAGAGCAGGAGCAATGGCTTTAAGGACCGAGCATGAAATACTTGGTGTCATTGAGAACATGTCTTACTTTGAAAGTAAAAAAACGGGCGAAAGAGAATATATTTTCGGCAAAGGCGGCGGCGAAAAGCTGGCCGAGGAATTGCAGACCGATCTTTTTGGCCAAATTCCGCTTCAACAGCCTGACTGGAATGAAGCAGATTTTGCTCCGTCAGTCTATTCAGAAGATCATCCGATCGGAAAAATTTACATGGATATTGCAAAGAAAGTGGATCAAAAACTGGTCAGCCAAAATTAA
- the gerD gene encoding spore germination lipoprotein GerD, which translates to MRIVRPLLLVFFLLTACSGDEQISSRMNYDETKRMVIDILKTDDGKKAIKEVLKDKDLNKNLIMEQPEITKTIEQTLTSEKGKKFWEKSFQDPNFSNSFANGVKTENEKLLKSLMKDPEYQTMMLDILKDPSYEQEVMKLLKSKDFRQHLQKIMLETFESPLYKKKVADLLVKEANDQLSGKNDQQNQTTSGGQKFSP; encoded by the coding sequence ATGAGAATTGTACGGCCTCTTCTTCTCGTATTTTTTTTATTAACGGCCTGTTCTGGCGATGAACAAATTAGCAGCCGCATGAATTATGATGAGACGAAAAGAATGGTCATTGACATATTGAAAACCGATGACGGCAAAAAAGCCATAAAAGAGGTATTGAAAGATAAAGATTTGAATAAAAATTTAATAATGGAGCAACCGGAAATCACAAAAACGATCGAACAAACACTAACATCGGAAAAAGGCAAAAAATTTTGGGAAAAGTCTTTTCAAGACCCTAACTTTTCAAATTCTTTTGCGAATGGCGTAAAAACAGAAAACGAAAAGTTATTAAAAAGTTTAATGAAAGACCCTGAGTACCAAACGATGATGCTGGATATTTTAAAAGATCCGTCCTATGAACAAGAAGTCATGAAGCTTTTAAAAAGCAAAGATTTCAGACAGCACCTTCAAAAAATCATGCTCGAGACGTTTGAGAGCCCTTTATATAAAAAGAAAGTAGCGGATTTGCTGGTGAAAGAAGCTAATGATCAGCTCAGCGGCAAAAACGATCAGCAAAACCAAACAACGAGCGGCGGCCAAAAGTTTAGTCCATAG
- a CDS encoding KinB-signaling pathway activation protein: MTIRNWVRFFIHTLFIGGITAGIMGFIIRWDEFAPLFQKGDVLNIFSVFIWLVGVGFTFSVISQMGYFAYLTIHQFGLRMFRSNSLWNAVQMILVAFVLFDLVYFRFQAFADKGESLIPYFGLAAFLLSFAIVVAWIKTKQSNKKMFASALFFMVVATVLEWLPVLTVNEKSWLYLMLFALLFCNAYQLLMLPKYIERSQEEISRKKKAIVYPPNEKNHPAAKGK, encoded by the coding sequence GTGACGATTCGAAATTGGGTTCGTTTTTTTATACATACGCTGTTTATTGGGGGAATAACGGCCGGAATTATGGGGTTTATAATTCGTTGGGATGAGTTTGCTCCTTTGTTTCAAAAAGGGGATGTTCTTAACATTTTCTCGGTATTTATATGGCTTGTCGGTGTAGGATTCACGTTTAGTGTTATCAGCCAAATGGGGTATTTTGCCTATTTGACCATTCATCAATTCGGACTGCGCATGTTTCGTTCCAATTCTCTTTGGAATGCTGTTCAAATGATTTTAGTGGCGTTTGTATTGTTTGATTTGGTGTATTTTCGCTTTCAAGCTTTTGCGGATAAAGGAGAATCACTTATCCCTTATTTTGGATTGGCGGCTTTTTTATTGTCCTTTGCGATTGTGGTCGCTTGGATCAAAACAAAACAATCCAATAAAAAAATGTTTGCTTCTGCTCTCTTTTTTATGGTAGTGGCCACCGTTCTGGAATGGCTGCCGGTTTTAACGGTGAATGAAAAAAGCTGGCTGTATTTAATGCTGTTTGCTCTCCTGTTCTGCAATGCTTACCAGCTTCTTATGCTGCCTAAATACATTGAGAGATCCCAAGAAGAGATCTCCCGAAAAAAGAAGGCTATCGTCTATCCGCCAAATGAAAAAAATCACCCTGCCGCAAAAGGAAAATAG
- the pdaB gene encoding polysaccharide deacetylase family sporulation protein PdaB — protein sequence MNFWYVIKDKRVKQTLLIVIISFFTALLLFTQNILHIPVLAGKEGPQAIYRGEKGIALTFDIGWGDERAEPIINTLIKNKVKAATFFLSGSWAERHPDLVKKIADHGYEIGMLGYSYKDYTALEDEELKKEFLKTKETFKKLQLKNVHLFRTPTGHFDKRVIKTADQFGFTIVHWSVNSEDWKNPGVDHIVKNVSKAKNGDIILLHASDSAKQTKKALPLILKTLQHKGKFVTISEMIANGNVDTTLIP from the coding sequence ATGAATTTTTGGTATGTGATAAAGGATAAAAGAGTGAAACAAACATTATTGATTGTTATTATTTCATTTTTTACTGCATTATTATTGTTTACTCAAAATATACTCCATATTCCTGTTTTGGCGGGAAAAGAAGGTCCTCAAGCGATCTACAGAGGCGAAAAAGGAATTGCTTTAACGTTTGATATCGGCTGGGGAGATGAAAGAGCAGAGCCGATTATCAATACCTTAATTAAAAACAAAGTGAAGGCGGCCACTTTTTTTCTTTCAGGTTCTTGGGCAGAAAGACATCCCGATTTAGTCAAAAAAATAGCCGATCATGGATACGAAATTGGAATGTTAGGTTACAGTTACAAAGATTATACCGCCTTGGAAGATGAAGAATTGAAAAAGGAATTTTTAAAAACGAAAGAAACATTTAAAAAACTTCAGTTGAAAAATGTTCATTTATTCCGTACACCGACCGGCCACTTCGACAAGAGAGTGATTAAAACAGCCGATCAATTCGGATTCACGATTGTTCATTGGAGCGTTAACTCTGAAGATTGGAAAAATCCCGGAGTAGATCATATTGTCAAAAATGTTTCAAAGGCGAAAAACGGTGATATCATTTTGCTTCATGCTTCCGATTCCGCTAAACAAACCAAAAAAGCTTTGCCTTTAATCCTCAAGACACTTCAGCATAAAGGAAAATTTGTGACCATTTCGGAAATGATTGCAAACGGCAATGTCGATACTACATTAATCCCTTAA
- a CDS encoding aspartyl-phosphate phosphatase Spo0E family protein, with amino-acid sequence MSTTEHDLLLQIENCRVEMISQAMKTSFANDEVLALSVKLDQLLNLYESKSPK; translated from the coding sequence ATGTCAACAACAGAACATGACTTGCTTCTTCAAATTGAAAACTGCCGAGTTGAAATGATTTCCCAGGCAATGAAAACTTCTTTTGCAAATGATGAAGTGCTTGCATTAAGTGTAAAGCTGGATCAGCTTTTGAATCTGTATGAATCTAAAAGTCCAAAATAA
- the sigW gene encoding RNA polymerase sigma factor SigW, whose protein sequence is MDVFIRKKIRQVLKGDQNAFGEIVEIYKDKVYQLCYRMLGNRHESEDVAQEAFLRAYLNIRRYDENRKFSTWLYRITTNLCIDRIRKKKPDYHLDADIEGSENLTLYSQIASSSHLPEQEVEHMELQESIQQAILKLPEKYRAVIILKYMEELSVEEIAGILDMPVGTVKTRLHRGREALRKHLRKL, encoded by the coding sequence ATGGATGTTTTTATTAGAAAAAAAATAAGGCAAGTGCTTAAGGGCGATCAGAACGCATTTGGAGAGATTGTGGAAATTTATAAAGATAAAGTGTATCAGCTTTGTTATCGGATGCTGGGAAATCGGCATGAGTCAGAAGATGTAGCACAAGAAGCGTTTTTACGTGCTTATCTCAACATTCGACGGTATGATGAAAATCGAAAATTTTCAACCTGGCTGTATCGAATTACGACCAATCTTTGCATTGATCGAATAAGAAAGAAAAAACCGGACTACCATTTAGATGCAGATATAGAAGGATCTGAAAATTTAACGCTGTATTCGCAAATTGCTTCATCCAGCCACCTGCCGGAGCAAGAAGTAGAACATATGGAATTACAAGAGTCGATTCAGCAAGCGATTTTAAAGCTTCCTGAAAAATACAGAGCGGTCATAATATTAAAATACATGGAAGAATTATCTGTCGAAGAAATCGCAGGAATATTGGATATGCCGGTTGGGACGGTAAAAACAAGATTACATAGGGGCCGAGAAGCTCTTCGAAAACATTTGCGCAAATTATAG
- a CDS encoding anti-sigma factor family protein, with the protein MNADCQKEITRYMHEYLDGELPKEQVVKLREHLEQCQDCHQHFQELKQSIMFVRGLSNSVKAPEHFTENVLSLLPKEKRTIKLQRWFHLHPFLTACAIFFVFMMGSFVALWEQDQQFSFTKQPNLVVKGNTVIVPKGKTVKGDLVVRNGDIRIEGEVDGDVTVINGEKYMASAGKVTGNIEEIHQMFEWLWFHMKELVAQ; encoded by the coding sequence ATGAACGCAGACTGCCAAAAAGAAATAACGCGCTATATGCATGAGTATTTAGATGGTGAACTGCCAAAAGAACAAGTTGTCAAACTAAGGGAACATTTGGAGCAATGCCAAGATTGCCATCAGCATTTTCAAGAATTGAAACAGTCTATTATGTTTGTGAGGGGTCTTTCCAATAGCGTGAAAGCTCCTGAGCATTTTACCGAAAATGTTTTATCACTGTTGCCAAAAGAAAAAAGAACGATAAAACTGCAGAGATGGTTCCATCTCCATCCATTTTTGACTGCTTGCGCTATATTTTTTGTCTTTATGATGGGGTCGTTTGTCGCTTTGTGGGAGCAAGATCAACAGTTTTCATTTACGAAGCAGCCCAATCTTGTTGTGAAAGGAAATACGGTCATTGTTCCAAAAGGGAAAACAGTGAAGGGAGATCTTGTTGTTCGGAACGGAGACATCCGAATTGAGGGAGAAGTGGATGGGGATGTTACGGTCATTAATGGTGAAAAATACATGGCGTCTGCCGGAAAAGTGACCGGGAATATAGAAGAGATTCATCAGATGTTTGAATGGCTTTGGTTTCATATGAAAGAATTGGTAGCGCAGTGA
- the cdaA gene encoding diadenylate cyclase CdaA, whose product MPFLRNFDNFSILDYLSNIIDILLVWFVIYKILTLIRGTKAVQLLKGIFVIIIVRGFSGVLGFHTLSWMMEQALTWGFLAVIIIFQPELRRALEQLGRGRFFSRRSLAQEDEEQMHLIESMAKAVNYMAKRRIGALISIERETGMTDYIETGIPLNSKVSSELLINIFIPNTPLHDGAVIIQKNQIAAAACYLPLSESPFISKELGTRHRAALGISEVTDSLTIVVSEETGSVSVTKNGELHRDLSAEDFQQLLEKELLLGKSKHGSSTLWSWRGKRKNG is encoded by the coding sequence ATGCCGTTTTTAAGGAATTTTGATAATTTTTCAATACTGGATTATTTATCCAATATTATAGATATTTTGCTTGTTTGGTTTGTCATTTACAAAATACTGACCCTTATACGTGGAACAAAAGCTGTTCAGCTGCTGAAAGGAATTTTCGTCATTATCATTGTTCGAGGTTTCAGCGGCGTCCTTGGCTTTCATACTTTAAGTTGGATGATGGAACAGGCTTTGACATGGGGTTTTTTAGCCGTCATCATCATTTTTCAACCGGAACTCAGGCGAGCGCTGGAACAGCTGGGGCGGGGAAGATTCTTTTCGCGCCGCAGTTTAGCACAAGAAGATGAAGAGCAAATGCATCTCATTGAATCCATGGCCAAAGCGGTGAACTATATGGCTAAGCGTAGAATTGGCGCGCTCATTTCCATAGAAAGGGAAACGGGGATGACCGATTATATTGAAACGGGGATCCCTTTAAATTCTAAAGTATCCTCCGAATTATTGATTAACATTTTTATCCCTAATACACCACTACATGACGGGGCGGTCATTATCCAAAAAAATCAAATTGCAGCTGCTGCTTGTTACCTGCCGTTGTCTGAAAGTCCCTTTATCTCTAAAGAGTTAGGAACTAGACACAGGGCTGCCCTCGGTATCAGCGAAGTGACCGATAGTTTAACCATCGTGGTATCAGAGGAGACAGGCTCCGTTTCAGTCACGAAAAATGGAGAGCTGCATCGAGATCTATCTGCAGAAGACTTCCAACAACTTTTGGAAAAAGAACTGCTCCTGGGAAAATCGAAACATGGATCCTCGACTCTGTGGAGCTGGAGGGGAAAACGAAAAAATGGATAG
- a CDS encoding CdaR family protein, translating into MDRWIESPWVLRILALFLAILLYMSVNVEEVDLKKKTENVPNDNVATIEDVPVDVYYDSDNLVVSGVPQTVSVTIEGPKSIVQSTKALKDFKVYVDLSNLGVGTHDVPIKYDNISNQLKVKIEPAYAEVSIQEKVTKEFKVGAEISDGMLGNGYQVDSLSVSPKTVEITGAKDVINQIAYVKATLDSDELIDGEFTGKARVRVLDSELNKLDVAVDPETVEVTVKVKNPNKKVPVSVKEIGNPPEGVSIKDIDIDPKEVTVYGKESALDKLNNVEINIDLSKIKRDTVKEVPIHLKEGLNYVSPQKVKIVVSVDKRTKPKEDENGTAEITPDDNQTQTNDTNSPNSVITKTIADIPIETRGLSDDYVLDSMSPSTVNAEVTGEESVVDKLSKDDFSLFIDLSGLTVGEHQLKIEGDGHNNTDWKLSDDQVNVQLSVKKR; encoded by the coding sequence ATGGATAGATGGATTGAAAGCCCTTGGGTATTGAGAATTTTAGCGCTGTTTTTGGCAATATTATTATATATGTCAGTTAACGTGGAAGAAGTGGATTTGAAGAAAAAAACGGAAAATGTTCCTAACGATAATGTTGCGACGATAGAAGATGTGCCGGTGGATGTATATTACGATTCGGATAATCTTGTGGTATCCGGAGTCCCACAAACAGTAAGTGTAACGATCGAGGGTCCAAAAAGCATTGTACAGTCCACAAAAGCGCTGAAAGATTTTAAAGTGTATGTGGATCTATCCAATCTAGGGGTAGGGACTCATGATGTTCCTATAAAATATGACAATATATCGAATCAATTAAAAGTGAAAATTGAACCTGCTTATGCAGAGGTTTCCATTCAAGAAAAAGTGACAAAAGAATTTAAAGTGGGAGCGGAAATCAGCGATGGCATGCTGGGGAACGGCTACCAAGTGGATAGTTTGTCTGTCAGTCCTAAAACAGTGGAAATCACCGGGGCTAAAGACGTAATTAATCAAATTGCGTATGTGAAAGCAACCCTTGACAGCGATGAGCTGATCGATGGTGAATTTACAGGAAAAGCAAGGGTGCGTGTACTGGACAGCGAGTTGAATAAATTGGATGTAGCTGTCGATCCCGAGACGGTGGAAGTAACAGTAAAAGTCAAAAATCCAAATAAAAAAGTGCCTGTGTCTGTAAAAGAAATAGGGAATCCTCCGGAAGGCGTGAGCATTAAGGATATTGACATAGATCCAAAAGAAGTAACCGTCTACGGCAAAGAATCGGCGTTGGATAAATTAAATAATGTGGAAATCAATATAGATTTAAGTAAAATAAAAAGGGATACGGTAAAAGAGGTTCCAATTCATTTGAAAGAAGGCTTGAATTATGTTTCGCCTCAAAAAGTAAAAATTGTCGTTTCAGTGGATAAAAGAACCAAGCCAAAAGAGGACGAGAACGGAACTGCTGAGATTACGCCTGATGACAATCAAACTCAAACAAACGACACGAATTCACCGAATTCCGTCATAACGAAAACGATTGCTGATATCCCGATCGAAACTCGAGGGTTAAGCGATGATTACGTTCTTGATTCGATGTCTCCCTCAACTGTAAATGCGGAGGTAACCGGGGAAGAGAGCGTCGTCGACAAATTGAGCAAAGACGATTTTTCCCTGTTCATAGACCTTTCCGGTTTGACAGTGGGGGAACATCAGCTAAAGATTGAAGGAGACGGACACAACAATACAGATTGGAAACTATCGGATGATCAAGTAAACGTTCAATTATCGGTAAAAAAACGTTAG
- the glmM gene encoding phosphoglucosamine mutase: protein MGKYFGTDGVRGVANSELTPELAFKLGRFGGYVLTKNAKRPKVLIGRDTRISGHMLEGALVAGLLSIGAEVMRLGVISTPGVAFLTKVMGAQAGVMISASHNPVADNGIKFFGPDGFKLSDDEELEIEKLLDTNEDNLPRPIGKELGQVTDYFEGVQKYIQYLKQTVDEDFEGIHIALDCAHGATSSLATHLFADLEADLSTMGASPNGLNINDGVGSTHPEALAQFVKEKGADVGLAFDGDGDRLIAVDENGQIVDGDQIMYICAKYLQQEGRLKQSTVVSTVMSNLGFHKGLEELGIKSVQTAVGDRYVVEEMKKNNYNLGGEQSGHIIFLDYNTTGDGLLTGLQLVNIMKLTKKPLSELAAEMKKFPQKLVNVRVTDKHKALENEKVKKAIQEAEEEMKGNGRILVRPSGTEPLVRVMAEAPTEEECNRYVEKIVNVVKEEMGLD, encoded by the coding sequence ATGGGAAAATACTTCGGTACGGATGGAGTTAGAGGGGTGGCTAATTCGGAGTTGACGCCTGAGTTAGCTTTCAAATTAGGGCGTTTTGGCGGCTATGTGCTCACGAAAAACGCGAAACGACCTAAAGTATTAATTGGGCGAGACACCCGTATTTCCGGCCACATGCTGGAAGGAGCGCTCGTAGCAGGTCTGTTATCGATTGGAGCGGAAGTGATGCGTTTAGGTGTTATCTCCACTCCGGGTGTTGCTTTCTTGACAAAAGTAATGGGAGCTCAAGCGGGCGTTATGATTTCTGCTTCTCATAATCCAGTGGCTGATAATGGCATCAAATTTTTTGGTCCGGACGGTTTTAAACTTTCCGATGACGAGGAATTGGAAATTGAAAAGCTTTTAGATACGAATGAAGACAATCTTCCTCGCCCGATTGGAAAAGAACTTGGACAAGTAACGGATTATTTTGAAGGCGTGCAAAAATATATTCAGTATTTAAAACAGACTGTGGATGAAGATTTTGAAGGAATACATATTGCGTTGGATTGTGCTCACGGCGCAACCTCTTCGCTGGCCACTCATTTGTTTGCGGATCTTGAAGCTGATCTGTCGACAATGGGTGCGTCTCCAAACGGATTAAATATCAATGACGGAGTAGGGTCTACTCATCCGGAAGCGCTGGCTCAATTCGTAAAAGAAAAAGGCGCGGATGTAGGTTTGGCCTTTGACGGTGACGGCGATCGTCTTATTGCAGTGGATGAGAACGGCCAAATCGTCGATGGCGATCAAATCATGTACATCTGTGCAAAGTATTTACAACAAGAAGGCCGTTTAAAGCAGTCGACCGTTGTGTCAACCGTTATGAGCAACCTTGGGTTCCATAAAGGACTGGAAGAGTTAGGAATCAAGAGTGTACAGACGGCTGTCGGCGACCGCTACGTTGTGGAAGAAATGAAGAAAAACAACTACAACCTAGGGGGCGAACAGTCGGGACATATCATTTTCCTTGATTATAATACAACGGGGGATGGCCTTTTGACCGGGCTGCAGCTGGTGAACATTATGAAATTAACCAAAAAACCGTTATCCGAGTTAGCTGCAGAAATGAAAAAATTTCCTCAAAAACTTGTAAACGTCCGTGTTACCGATAAACATAAAGCGTTGGAAAATGAAAAGGTGAAAAAAGCGATTCAAGAAGCGGAAGAAGAAATGAAAGGAAATGGCCGTATCCTTGTCCGGCCGTCGGGAACGGAACCTCTTGTCAGAGTGATGGCGGAAGCTCCTACAGAAGAAGAATGTAATCGCTATGTTGAAAAGATCGTCAATGTGGTAAAAGAAGAAATGGGGTTAGATTAA
- the glmS gene encoding glutamine--fructose-6-phosphate transaminase (isomerizing), with the protein MCGIVGYIGNQDAKEILLKGLEKLEYRGYDSAGIAVNNGEGVHVFKEKGRIADLRNSVDNSVKANIGIGHTRWATHGVPSKRNAHPHQSASGRFTIVHNGVIENYEELKQQYLQDVPLQSDTDTEVVVQLIELFVNEGMEVEEAIRKTLKQIKGSYAIAVLDEQNADTIFVAKNKSPLLVGIGESFNVVASDAMAMLQVTNQFKELMDQEMVIVTKDRAVIKNLDGEVIERAPFTAELDASDIEKGTYPHYMLKEIDEQPLVIRKLIQAYQNENGELEIDPKIVEALNQSDRLYIIAAGTSYHAGLVGKQLIEKMAKIPVEVHVASEFSYNMPLLSEKPMFIFISQSGETADSRAVLVETKKLGYPALTITNVPGSTLSREADYTLLLHAGPEIAVASTKAYTAQIAVLAILANVTAKARNIAVDFDLVKELGIAANAMEILCDAKDEMERIAREYLATTRNCFFIGRSIDYFVCLEGALKLKEISYIQAEGFAGGELKHGTIALIEEGTPVIALATQENVNLSIRGNVKEVVARGANPCVISMKGLEMESDRFVIPQIHDLLTPLISVVPLQLIAYYAALHRDCDVDKPRNLAKSVTVE; encoded by the coding sequence ATGTGCGGAATTGTTGGTTATATTGGTAATCAAGATGCGAAAGAAATTTTGTTAAAAGGTCTAGAAAAACTTGAATATAGAGGCTATGATTCTGCTGGAATTGCTGTGAATAATGGCGAAGGCGTTCATGTGTTCAAAGAAAAAGGCCGTATTGCCGATCTGCGCAACAGTGTGGATAATAGTGTGAAAGCGAATATCGGAATTGGGCATACTCGCTGGGCTACACACGGAGTGCCAAGCAAAAGGAACGCCCATCCACATCAAAGTGCTTCAGGCCGTTTTACGATCGTTCATAACGGTGTAATCGAAAATTATGAAGAATTGAAACAACAATATTTGCAAGATGTTCCTTTGCAAAGCGATACGGATACGGAAGTCGTTGTTCAATTAATTGAACTGTTCGTCAACGAAGGAATGGAAGTCGAAGAAGCCATTAGAAAAACATTGAAACAAATTAAAGGTTCCTATGCAATTGCAGTGTTGGATGAACAAAATGCGGATACGATTTTTGTAGCGAAAAATAAAAGCCCGCTTCTTGTCGGCATCGGCGAATCCTTTAATGTAGTCGCTTCTGATGCGATGGCAATGCTTCAAGTAACGAATCAATTTAAAGAATTGATGGACCAAGAAATGGTCATTGTAACAAAAGATCGTGCAGTGATCAAAAATCTTGATGGAGAAGTAATCGAACGCGCTCCATTTACAGCTGAACTTGATGCAAGCGACATTGAAAAAGGTACTTACCCTCATTATATGTTGAAAGAAATTGACGAACAGCCGCTAGTTATCCGCAAATTGATTCAAGCTTACCAAAACGAAAACGGGGAATTAGAAATTGATCCTAAAATCGTAGAAGCCTTGAATCAATCGGACCGTCTCTATATTATAGCGGCCGGTACGAGCTACCATGCTGGTCTTGTTGGAAAACAATTGATTGAAAAAATGGCAAAAATTCCTGTGGAAGTTCATGTTGCCAGCGAATTTAGCTACAATATGCCGCTTTTATCTGAAAAACCGATGTTTATTTTCATTTCCCAAAGCGGTGAAACAGCAGACAGCCGTGCCGTTTTAGTTGAAACGAAAAAATTGGGCTATCCGGCGTTGACGATTACCAACGTACCGGGTTCGACATTGTCACGGGAAGCTGATTATACATTGCTTCTCCATGCCGGTCCGGAAATCGCCGTAGCATCGACAAAAGCGTACACAGCACAAATTGCTGTACTTGCTATCTTGGCGAACGTAACAGCGAAAGCACGCAATATTGCAGTTGATTTTGATCTAGTGAAAGAGCTGGGAATCGCAGCCAACGCAATGGAAATTCTTTGCGATGCCAAAGATGAAATGGAACGAATCGCTCGGGAATATTTGGCAACTACACGCAATTGTTTCTTTATCGGCCGTTCTATCGACTATTTTGTCTGCTTGGAAGGTGCCTTAAAGTTAAAAGAAATTTCTTATATCCAAGCAGAAGGTTTTGCCGGCGGTGAACTGAAGCACGGTACGATTGCCTTAATTGAGGAAGGAACGCCTGTTATCGCACTGGCTACACAAGAAAACGTGAACTTAAGTATACGCGGAAATGTCAAGGAAGTCGTTGCTCGCGGCGCTAACCCTTGCGTGATTTCCATGAAAGGACTGGAAATGGAATCAGACCGTTTCGTCATTCCGCAAATTCACGACTTGTTAACACCTCTTATCTCTGTTGTTCCGTTACAGCTTATTGCTTACTACGCAGCTCTGCATCGCGACTGCGATGTCGATAAACCGCGCAACCTGGCAAAAAGCGTAACGGTGGAATAA
- a CDS encoding ISL3 family transposase codes for MHSHFITKLLGLEDVEITHVEDQITHFEIHIQTPVKVQKCPCCQKETSSVHDDRIQKIRDVKVFEKYCFLILRKRRYKCKSCGKRFYEPYSFLERYQRHTKRLLQALLVKVREYNFKQVAKETRLGHSTVIRLFDKYYSYDNKVLPKVLAIDELKGTSETGKYQCIIGDPVNRRVYDIIPNRNLSTLKEYFRTLPREKIQMVVMDMWQPYKTLALKSFDKPILVVDRFHYVRHNVWALERVMK; via the coding sequence ATGCATTCTCATTTTATCACAAAACTGCTTGGGTTAGAAGATGTTGAAATCACTCATGTAGAGGATCAAATCACTCACTTTGAAATCCATATTCAAACGCCTGTAAAAGTTCAAAAATGCCCCTGCTGTCAGAAGGAAACTTCCTCTGTCCATGATGATCGGATTCAAAAGATTCGGGATGTAAAGGTCTTTGAAAAATATTGCTTTCTCATCTTGAGAAAGCGCCGATACAAATGTAAGTCCTGTGGAAAACGGTTCTACGAACCCTATTCTTTTCTAGAGCGTTACCAGCGCCACACGAAACGACTCCTCCAAGCACTTTTGGTTAAAGTGAGGGAGTATAACTTTAAGCAGGTTGCCAAGGAAACAAGACTTGGGCATTCCACCGTCATTCGGCTCTTTGACAAGTACTATTCCTATGACAATAAGGTCCTCCCGAAAGTTCTGGCCATTGATGAATTGAAAGGGACTTCTGAAACGGGCAAGTACCAATGTATCATTGGCGATCCTGTAAACCGAAGGGTTTACGATATCATTCCTAACAGGAATCTATCCACCCTAAAGGAATACTTCCGTACACTTCCAAGGGAGAAAATACAGATGGTGGTCATGGATATGTGGCAGCCCTACAAGACGCTCGCTTTGAAAAGTTTTGATAAACCGATTCTGGTGGTCGATCGATTCCATTATGTTCGGCATAATGTATGGGCATTGGAACGGGTGATGAAATGA